DNA from Pseudomonas putida:
GTGGGCTGTGATGGCAGTCAGGCCCAGGGCCAGGGCGATCACGGCTGTGGTGTACTTCTTCATGGCGGCCTCTCTACTCAATCCAGGGGTGCGGGCTGTGGATAACGTGCCTTGCGCTCGAGGTCGTCGAGATCGATGTGGTTGCGCATGTACTGTTGGCTGGCATCCACCCAGGGTTGGTGGTCCCAGCTTTTCAGCTTGCCGATGGACAGTGCCTCGGCCACCAGGCGACGGCGTCGCTGGCTCGCCAGCACTTGCTGGCGCAGGGCGGGAATGTCCCAGCGTTGGCGGGCTTGATCGACAAATGCCTGCAGCAGCGCCTGATGGTCCTGGCTGCCGGTGAGGTTCTCCCGCTCGTGCGGGTCGCGGCTCAGGTCATAGAGTAGACACGGGTCGTCCTCGCTGTACACGAACTTGTACGGGCCGCGACGGATCATCATCAATGGGCCGACGGTGCCCTCGGCCATGTATTCGCCGATCACCTCGTCATGCCCGCCCTGCCCTTGCAGATGCCCGACCAGGGAGCGGCCATCCAGATGCAGGGCCGGCTCGACCCCGCCCCCGGCCAGTTCCACCAGGGTAGGCAGTAAATCGCAGGTGGAGACGTTGGCGCTGACCCGCGCCGCGGCAAAGCGTTTGGGGGCATGTATCAGCAGCGGCACCCGGGCCGACATCTCGAACCAGTGCATCTTGTACCAAAGCCCACGCTCGCCAAGCATGTCGCCGTGGTCGCCCGAGAACACGATCAAGGTGTCGTCGGCCAGGTCGCACTCCTCCAAGGTCTGCAGGAGCTTGCCGATGTTGTCGTCGATGTAGCTGCAGGCACCGAAATAGGCGCGACGGGCGTCGCGGATCTTGTACGCGGGCAAGGGCTTGTCCCACAGGTCATAGACCTTGAGCAGGCGTTGGGAGTGCGGGTCCTGGTGTTCTTGGTCGATGGTTTCAAGCGGCATGGGGATATCCACACCTTCGTACAGATCCCAGTAGTGCTTGGGAATCGTGTACGGGTCGTGGGGGTGCGTCATGGAGACGGTCAGGCAGAACGGCCGACCATCGTTCTCGCGGACGTGGTCGTAGAGATACTGGCGGGCCTTGAACACCACTTCTTCGTCGAAATCCAGCTGATTGGTCCGAACGCAAGGCCCGGCCTGCAGCACCGAGGACATGTTGTGATACCAGCTCGGGCGCTGGTCGGGCGCATCCCAGTTCACGGCCCAGCCATAGTCGGCCGGGTAGATATCGCTGGTCAGGCGTTCCTCGTAACCGTGCAGTTGGTCCGGGCCGCAGAAATGCATCTTGCCCGACAGTGCCGTGCGATAGCCCAGGCGGCGCAGGTAGTGGGCGTAGGTGGGGACGTCGGCGGGGAAGTCCGCGGCGTTGTCGTAGGCACCGATGCGGCTGGGCAGCTGGCCGCTGACCAGGGTGAAGCGCGAGGGCGCACACAGCGGGCTGTTGCAGTAGGCGGCGTCGAACACCACGGCCTGCTCGGCCAGGCGGCTCAGATGCGGCATCTGGATGGGAGAGGGGTTGTAGATCGGCAGCATGGGCGCGGCCATCTGGTCGGCCATGATGAACAGGATGTTGGGTCGCTTCATGGGTGCCTTCCATCGTTGAAGGTTATGGGAACCGCTTGCGATCGAGGATGCGACTGTGGATAACATGGGTAAAGCCCACGCCGGGCAATGAGTGGGATTAGCTGAACTTATGTTTGACCACCTTGCTGACGTTTCCCTGGACACCTTGCGGGTCTTCGAGGCCGCCGCCCGGCTGCGGGGCTTTACCGCCGCTGCACTGGAGCTGGGCACTACGCAGCCGGCAGTGAGCCAGCAGGTCAAGCGCCTGGAGGCCCAGTTGGGCACGCGCCTGTTCGACCGGATCTACCGGGGGATCGAGTTGACCGAGGCGGGGCAAGCGCTGTTCGAGCAGATTCATCCAGCGTTGCTGGCCATGAACGACGGCATCGCCCAGGCCAGCGGACGTGGCCAGCGCGAAGTACTGCAGGTGGCTACCGACTTTGCCTTTGCGGCTTTTTGGCTGATGCCACGGTTGCCGCGCTTCCATGAGGCTTATCCACAGGTGGATGTCAGCCTGGTGACCGGTGAGCGTAGCCAGGCCATGCTGCGCCCGGACATCGACGTGGCGGTGCTGTTCGGCGATGGGCGCTTCCATCAGGGCGAGAGCCGCTGGCTGTTCGATGAGGAAGTCTTCCCGGTCTGCAGCCCCAACCTGATTCGTGGCAAACCCGCGTCAGCCGAGGCTTTGCAACGATTGCCCCTGCTTCATCTGAGGGGGAGCAGGCCAGCCGCTGGTTCGATTGGGGCGGGGTGTTTCGTGGGTTTGGACTGCACATCCCGCCGCCTGCAGGGCAACTGCGTTTCGACAACTACACGTTGCTGATCCAGGCGGCGATCGCGGGACAGGGGGTGGCGATCGGATGGCGGCACCTGGTCGATGGCTTGGTGGACCAGGGGTTGTTGTGCCGCCCGCTCGAGGGCAGTTTGCGCTCGGCACGGGGGTATTACGTGGTCCTGCCCCCGCGCAAACGACGGGGGGCGTTGATCGAGCGGTTCGTGGACTGGCTGGAACAGGAGCGTGGCGCGTGAATTCACTGGGGCTCTAGAGCACGAAGTTCACATGCTCGCCTTGATGCAGGTTCAGCTCAAGGGTATCGACCATTCCTGCGGCAATCCGCGCCAATCGCTGCAAGGGCCCGGCCAGTCCGGGCTCCAGCGTTCCATCGAGGTTGCGAAAATGCTCGATGCCCAGGCCAGGCCTGTCTTCAGGGGCATTGATCAGCGTCCAGCGCAGGGCGCTGCGTTGCAGGCCATCGACGATCTGGTCGGCACAGTTGCGCTGCGCTTCGTTATGCCTGGATGGCGTGTCCAGCACGTCAAAATCGCCCACCAGTAACAGCCGGCGTATAGTCGTACGGGAAAGACCTGCCACCAGGGCCTCGGTCATTTGCCGCTGCGCGGGCAAGTCGCCGGGGGCGAGCGCCGAGAGCAAGGCGATCACCGCCGACCCACCGGCCACGCTCTGTTCGGCCTGATGCTTGTCACCTAGCGCACCTCGTTTGAAGTGCAGGCCAGGGCGCGGCGCGTGACGGTTGAGGTCATCGACCACCGCCGTGACTTCATGCTGACGCGACAGCAGCTCGACGATCAGGGCACTGCCCAGGCTGCTTTCGGCACCGAACAGGACCAGTTTGAACACGGGGGTCTCGGCATTTTTCACAGGATCGCTCCCCTTTGCGGGCCAGTGATCGTTTGACCTCATTTGGGAGTAATCGTGCAAAGGATCAAGGGTTATCACGCCCACGTGTACTACGACGCATCGACGATGGAGCAGGCCCGGGCGCTGTGCGAGGAAGCGGCGCGGCTGTTTCCCGTGACCATGGGGCGCATGCACCAGAAACCGGTCGGGCCGCATCCGGACTGGAGCTGCCAGCTGGCTTTCGGGCCGGAGGTGGTGGGGGTGGTATTGCCGTGGCTGGCGCTGTATCGCAAGGGGTTGGTGGTGTTCCTGCACCCGCTGACGGGGGATGAACTGGCGGATCACCGGGATCATGCGATCTGGATGGGAGCTGTCAGGCCGTTGGACCTGTCGATATTCGAATGAATGGAGCCGCTTTGCGGCCCATCGCAGGCTGTCGCCAGCTCCCACGAGTGATTCCGTGGGGCTGGCGTAGCCCTCGCGATATTACCGGCGGGCGCCGCGCACGCCTTCAGCCAGCGCCGAGCACAGGCTCAGCACATCCGCTACCGCCTGGTCGGCACTCTTGGCCTGGGCGATCTTGTCGACCAGCGCCGAACCCACCACCACGCCTTCGGACAGCTTGGCGATCGCCGCGGCCTGCTCCGGTGTG
Protein-coding regions in this window:
- a CDS encoding DOPA 4,5-dioxygenase family protein, which encodes MQRIKGYHAHVYYDASTMEQARALCEEAARLFPVTMGRMHQKPVGPHPDWSCQLAFGPEVVGVVLPWLALYRKGLVVFLHPLTGDELADHRDHAIWMGAVRPLDLSIFE
- a CDS encoding NAD(P)-dependent oxidoreductase, which gives rise to MKNAETPVFKLVLFGAESSLGSALIVELLSRQHEVTAVVDDLNRHAPRPGLHFKRGALGDKHQAEQSVAGGSAVIALLSALAPGDLPAQRQMTEALVAGLSRTTIRRLLLVGDFDVLDTPSRHNEAQRNCADQIVDGLQRSALRWTLINAPEDRPGLGIEHFRNLDGTLEPGLAGPLQRLARIAAGMVDTLELNLHQGEHVNFVL
- the betC gene encoding choline-sulfatase; the encoded protein is MKRPNILFIMADQMAAPMLPIYNPSPIQMPHLSRLAEQAVVFDAAYCNSPLCAPSRFTLVSGQLPSRIGAYDNAADFPADVPTYAHYLRRLGYRTALSGKMHFCGPDQLHGYEERLTSDIYPADYGWAVNWDAPDQRPSWYHNMSSVLQAGPCVRTNQLDFDEEVVFKARQYLYDHVRENDGRPFCLTVSMTHPHDPYTIPKHYWDLYEGVDIPMPLETIDQEHQDPHSQRLLKVYDLWDKPLPAYKIRDARRAYFGACSYIDDNIGKLLQTLEECDLADDTLIVFSGDHGDMLGERGLWYKMHWFEMSARVPLLIHAPKRFAAARVSANVSTCDLLPTLVELAGGGVEPALHLDGRSLVGHLQGQGGHDEVIGEYMAEGTVGPLMMIRRGPYKFVYSEDDPCLLYDLSRDPHERENLTGSQDHQALLQAFVDQARQRWDIPALRQQVLASQRRRRLVAEALSIGKLKSWDHQPWVDASQQYMRNHIDLDDLERKARYPQPAPLD